The following are encoded in a window of Paenibacillus polymyxa genomic DNA:
- a CDS encoding response regulator transcription factor, with protein MYKAMIVDDEPAIREGLSSIIDWGNCGFRIVDTAGNGREALDKFGEHRPELVIVDIRMPGMSGLEVIRSIREKNGEPFHFLILSGYADFDYARQALGFGVDGYLLKPVDEEEMTTELKRVWQNIEDEKEDGKWGSTPSHERNWIEALLFPVHREHARNAVEGSDSLHKASEQAEHQSGNGKHGQQPALPALDWSSYQVILLDLRIPDWDRQARQSAAKQRLTELCHEQGRGIMFEAGIYMGLLLPATLKTEKDAVQLLAAWRQELKPWATEIYVAAGDPVSILNDIPRSFEQALRLLERTFLFRAERVMLSGDLHELETVEAEMSGASDRATNDPLRYAEKLYYALDMANSEAATRVIKEMEDQFPRIYRTESAIKAAFAQTFTLALNKYVAGQDHSRTVLEEHSSFITDVYAYSTLGELVDHSLEHVLQWIGQTESGGKGIIMKQMIDFIHSHYDENLRLELLADMFNYNSGYLGKLFKSHTGEAFNAYLDKVRIERARELLAQGIKVHQVAERVGYANADYFHSKFKKYAGMSPSSYRNRVQKNGGTDGC; from the coding sequence ATGTATAAAGCAATGATTGTAGATGATGAGCCTGCGATTCGTGAAGGATTGTCCTCTATTATTGACTGGGGGAATTGTGGCTTCCGTATTGTCGATACGGCAGGGAACGGACGCGAGGCTCTGGATAAGTTCGGAGAGCATCGGCCGGAGTTGGTCATTGTAGATATTCGTATGCCCGGGATGAGTGGACTGGAGGTCATACGAAGCATACGTGAAAAGAACGGAGAGCCGTTTCATTTTCTCATATTAAGCGGATATGCAGACTTTGATTATGCACGGCAAGCCTTGGGCTTCGGGGTAGATGGCTATCTACTGAAGCCAGTTGATGAGGAAGAAATGACGACAGAGTTGAAACGGGTATGGCAAAACATTGAGGACGAGAAAGAAGACGGTAAATGGGGAAGTACGCCTTCCCATGAGCGTAATTGGATCGAAGCATTATTGTTTCCGGTTCATCGAGAGCATGCTCGTAATGCCGTAGAAGGCAGCGATTCTCTGCACAAAGCATCCGAGCAAGCTGAACATCAAAGCGGTAACGGAAAACATGGACAACAGCCCGCGTTACCAGCGTTGGACTGGAGTAGCTATCAGGTTATTCTGCTGGATTTACGTATTCCTGACTGGGATCGGCAAGCTCGGCAGTCGGCAGCAAAGCAGCGGCTAACGGAATTGTGCCATGAGCAGGGCAGAGGTATCATGTTTGAGGCTGGAATATATATGGGTCTTTTGCTTCCCGCCACGTTAAAAACGGAGAAAGATGCTGTTCAGTTACTGGCTGCTTGGCGACAGGAGCTAAAGCCGTGGGCAACGGAAATTTATGTGGCTGCCGGTGATCCTGTATCCATTCTTAACGACATTCCCAGATCTTTTGAACAGGCACTACGATTGTTAGAACGTACGTTTTTGTTCCGGGCAGAAAGAGTCATGCTTTCCGGAGACCTACACGAATTGGAGACAGTTGAGGCTGAAATGAGTGGAGCGTCTGATCGTGCTACAAATGATCCCCTACGTTATGCAGAAAAGCTGTACTATGCGCTAGATATGGCTAATAGTGAAGCTGCAACCCGTGTCATTAAGGAAATGGAAGACCAATTTCCACGGATTTATCGCACAGAATCTGCAATCAAGGCGGCGTTCGCCCAAACATTCACACTGGCGTTAAACAAGTATGTAGCCGGACAGGATCACAGCAGAACCGTGCTGGAGGAGCACTCCAGCTTTATAACCGATGTATATGCTTATTCCACATTGGGCGAGCTGGTGGATCACTCGCTGGAGCATGTGTTGCAATGGATTGGCCAGACTGAATCTGGTGGCAAGGGCATCATCATGAAACAAATGATTGACTTTATACATAGTCATTATGATGAAAATTTGCGACTGGAGTTACTGGCAGATATGTTCAATTACAATAGTGGCTATTTGGGCAAACTGTTCAAAAGTCATACTGGCGAGGCCTTTAATGCCTACCTGGATAAGGTGAGGATTGAGCGAGCAAGGGAATTGCTTGCACAAGGAATTAAGGTACACCAGGTGGCGGAACGCGTGGGATATGCGAATGCAGATTATTTTCATAGTAAATTTAAAAAGTATGCTGGAATGTCACCTTCCTCCTACCGTAATCGGGTTCAAAAGAACGGAGGAACAGATGGCTGTTGA
- the cydC gene encoding thiol reductant ABC exporter subunit CydC, with the protein MRVTDNSRQGWFVTYLRQYFWAFLVAALLGALAIGCAGALLFTSGHLITRSALKPENILMVYVPIVLVRTFGFSKAVIQYLERLVGHDAALRLVSRMRVRLYRAVEPQALMIRSKFRTGDLLGMLAEDIEQLQNIYLKLVLPALSALLIYAAGIWALGRMDGTFALLMALYGGFLLFIAPAISLWTSLAKRRVFKQERSKAYQELTDALFGMSDLVLSGRTGHFLSTFTQRHNRAAVMENSLRRSEWRSHWIAQCVVGAGVVIMTVWAGGLVAQNRIEATWLASFALVAFPLLDAFVRAGEAVVHAPEYQDSVRRLKDSEKDTPTPGAGGTADILEEQATAMRLGHGGDLLLNNVSYRYATTQEWSVRDISLHVPQGGKVALLGRSGAGKSTLLNLIQGALQPDEGSVTVAGIPVYTGGAYSSLFAVLNQQPYLFDTTVANNIRLGRPDATLDEVRAVTEQVGLGALIDSLPEGYDTRMQETGLRFSGGEKQRIALARILLKNHPIVLLDEPTVGLDPLTEHELMQTMFRVLEGKTLIWITHHLTGMEHMDEVIFMEQGTISMRGSHEQLWQEHPRYRNLYELDHPSL; encoded by the coding sequence ATGAGAGTAACGGACAATAGCAGACAAGGCTGGTTTGTGACGTATCTGAGACAATATTTTTGGGCCTTTCTGGTAGCTGCTCTTTTGGGTGCATTGGCCATTGGATGTGCGGGCGCGTTGCTCTTTACGTCCGGTCATCTGATTACCCGTTCGGCCTTAAAACCGGAAAATATATTAATGGTGTACGTTCCCATTGTGCTTGTGCGAACATTTGGCTTTAGTAAAGCGGTTATTCAGTACCTGGAGCGCTTGGTAGGACATGATGCCGCACTGCGCCTTGTGTCCCGTATGCGGGTACGCTTATATCGGGCAGTGGAACCGCAGGCGCTGATGATTCGCAGCAAATTCCGTACAGGGGACCTCTTGGGAATGCTGGCAGAGGATATTGAGCAGCTTCAAAACATCTATCTGAAGCTAGTTCTGCCTGCGCTATCGGCTTTGCTGATTTATGCAGCAGGCATCTGGGCGCTTGGACGGATGGACGGAACCTTTGCCTTGCTCATGGCACTATATGGTGGATTTTTGCTTTTTATTGCCCCAGCTATCTCACTATGGACCTCACTCGCCAAACGGCGAGTGTTCAAGCAGGAACGGAGTAAAGCCTATCAGGAGCTAACGGATGCTCTGTTCGGCATGAGTGATCTGGTGCTGAGCGGACGGACTGGGCATTTCCTGAGCACCTTTACACAACGACACAATAGGGCTGCCGTAATGGAAAATTCACTTCGCCGGAGCGAGTGGCGTTCTCATTGGATCGCACAATGCGTTGTAGGTGCCGGGGTTGTGATTATGACTGTGTGGGCTGGAGGACTGGTAGCACAGAATCGTATAGAAGCCACATGGCTGGCATCCTTTGCCCTTGTGGCTTTTCCATTGCTGGATGCCTTCGTTCGCGCTGGAGAAGCGGTGGTTCATGCGCCGGAGTATCAGGATTCAGTTCGACGGTTAAAGGATTCGGAGAAAGACACACCTACACCTGGAGCAGGCGGAACAGCAGATATTCTAGAGGAACAGGCTACCGCTATGCGATTGGGCCACGGAGGAGACCTGCTGCTGAACAACGTAAGCTACCGCTATGCGACAACGCAGGAATGGAGCGTTCGTGATATCTCTTTGCACGTACCACAGGGGGGAAAGGTTGCATTGCTTGGTCGCAGTGGTGCGGGCAAGTCCACGCTACTGAACCTGATTCAGGGAGCATTGCAGCCTGATGAAGGTAGCGTCACTGTCGCAGGCATTCCCGTATATACAGGTGGAGCATACTCCAGTCTATTTGCAGTGCTAAACCAACAGCCGTATTTATTCGATACAACGGTAGCGAACAATATTCGGCTGGGACGACCCGATGCTACGCTGGATGAGGTTCGTGCAGTAACAGAGCAGGTAGGGCTTGGAGCCCTGATTGATTCTTTGCCGGAGGGCTACGATACCCGAATGCAGGAGACAGGTCTTCGTTTTTCCGGTGGAGAAAAACAGCGAATTGCACTGGCGCGGATTTTGCTGAAAAATCACCCGATTGTTTTACTGGATGAGCCGACAGTGGGGCTTGACCCGCTGACAGAGCATGAGCTCATGCAGACGATGTTTCGTGTGCTGGAGGGTAAAACGCTCATCTGGATCACGCATCATCTGACGGGAATGGAGCATATGGACGAGGTGATCTTTATGGAGCAGGGCACCATTTCCATGCGGGGCAGTCATGAACAGCTGTGGCAGGAGCATCCCCGATACCGCAACCTGTATGAGCTGGATCATCCGAGCCTGTGA
- a CDS encoding ABC transporter permease, with translation MGSSTETASSNGAVIPESNRGRPRKARGPKPERGRKGLWDSVKQQKYLYFMSIPFVIWVFVFSYLPLWGWTMAFQNYKPAKSFSDQKWVGLNNFIELFQDERFYLVLRNTLAMSLMGIIFGFVVPIFFAILLNELRGMLFKRFVQTISYLPHFVSWVVVAGLVTKMLSIDGGIVNDILVALHIVDEPIQFMAKGSWFWYIVTASDIWKETGWNTIIYLAAITGIDQEQYEASRVDGASRWRQMWHITLPGIRSTIAVLFIMAIGHLVSNGFEKQFLLGNSLVTDYSEVLDLYALNYGINLGRFSYGTAIGIFNSLVSILLLFTANGIFKKLTKESIM, from the coding sequence ATGGGATCTTCAACTGAAACCGCTTCCAGTAATGGAGCTGTGATTCCTGAATCCAACCGGGGAAGACCGCGCAAGGCTCGCGGCCCGAAGCCTGAACGTGGTAGAAAAGGCTTGTGGGACAGTGTGAAGCAGCAAAAGTATCTTTATTTTATGTCTATTCCTTTCGTCATATGGGTGTTTGTTTTCAGCTATCTTCCGCTCTGGGGCTGGACGATGGCGTTTCAAAATTATAAGCCAGCCAAATCTTTTTCGGACCAGAAATGGGTAGGGCTGAATAACTTTATTGAGCTATTTCAGGATGAACGTTTTTATCTGGTATTACGCAATACGCTAGCGATGAGCCTGATGGGGATTATATTTGGTTTTGTCGTACCGATCTTCTTTGCAATTCTGTTAAATGAGCTGCGTGGTATGCTGTTCAAACGGTTTGTGCAGACAATATCCTACCTTCCGCATTTTGTATCCTGGGTAGTTGTAGCCGGTTTGGTCACCAAGATGCTGTCCATTGACGGAGGCATTGTCAACGATATATTGGTAGCGCTTCATATTGTGGATGAACCGATTCAGTTCATGGCAAAGGGGAGCTGGTTCTGGTACATTGTAACCGCTTCCGACATCTGGAAAGAGACGGGCTGGAATACGATTATTTATTTAGCTGCAATCACCGGAATTGATCAAGAACAGTATGAAGCATCGCGCGTGGATGGAGCGAGCCGCTGGAGACAGATGTGGCATATTACACTTCCGGGTATCCGCTCGACAATTGCGGTTTTGTTCATTATGGCGATTGGACATCTGGTGAGCAATGGTTTTGAAAAGCAGTTCTTGCTTGGCAATAGTCTCGTGACGGATTATTCCGAGGTGTTGGATCTGTACGCGCTCAATTATGGGATTAATTTGGGTCGCTTCTCTTATGGGACGGCAATTGGTATTTTCAACTCACTGGTTAGCATTTTGCTGTTGTTTACGGCGAACGGTATATTCAAAAAACTAACTAAAGAAAGCATTATGTAG
- the cydB gene encoding cytochrome d ubiquinol oxidase subunit II gives MSLNDLWFLLIAVLFTGFFFLEGFDFGVGMATGLVPRNDQQKRLMINTIGPFWDANEVWLITAAGAMFAAFPHFYATMFSGYYLVFVFILLGLILRGVSFEFRGKAEGKWWTGTWDACILIGSFLPPMLFGMAFAALVKGVPIQQNMDLKAGFSDVFNGYTVWIGLTVVGMCLMHGLTFISLRTIGEVRDRARVIASKFLPVLGILLAGMVVWTYFATDLFARRGPFMYAAVAVGIVAYVLTWYFLKQRREGWAFGMTGAVILLTFVSLFVGLFPRFMVSSINSAFDLTIYNASSSHYTLKAMTIVAATLLPFVLAYQAWSYFVFHKRLSEKDHLEY, from the coding sequence TTGTCGCTAAATGATTTATGGTTCCTATTGATTGCTGTGCTGTTTACTGGCTTCTTTTTTCTGGAAGGCTTTGATTTTGGCGTAGGAATGGCCACAGGATTGGTGCCGCGTAATGACCAACAAAAACGTTTGATGATCAATACGATTGGTCCATTCTGGGATGCCAACGAAGTGTGGCTGATTACAGCAGCAGGTGCGATGTTTGCCGCTTTCCCGCATTTTTATGCAACCATGTTCAGCGGATATTATCTGGTATTTGTCTTTATTTTGCTAGGTTTGATCTTGCGTGGAGTTTCTTTTGAGTTCCGCGGCAAGGCTGAAGGGAAATGGTGGACAGGAACGTGGGATGCCTGCATTCTGATTGGCAGCTTTCTACCGCCGATGCTGTTCGGTATGGCTTTTGCGGCTTTGGTGAAAGGTGTACCTATTCAGCAAAACATGGATTTGAAAGCTGGATTCTCCGATGTATTCAATGGATACACCGTATGGATTGGACTGACAGTGGTCGGAATGTGTCTAATGCACGGGCTGACGTTTATTTCCCTGCGGACGATTGGAGAAGTACGGGATCGCGCTCGCGTGATTGCGTCCAAATTTCTCCCGGTATTGGGCATTTTACTCGCTGGCATGGTGGTATGGACTTATTTTGCAACGGATTTATTTGCACGTCGCGGTCCCTTTATGTATGCTGCGGTTGCGGTGGGAATTGTCGCCTATGTGCTGACATGGTACTTCCTGAAGCAGCGCCGTGAAGGATGGGCCTTCGGGATGACAGGTGCAGTGATTTTACTGACCTTCGTTTCGTTATTCGTCGGTTTGTTCCCAAGATTTATGGTGAGCTCGATTAACAGTGCTTTTGATTTAACGATTTATAATGCAAGCTCCAGTCATTACACACTGAAAGCCATGACGATTGTTGCAGCAACGCTTTTACCCTTTGTGTTGGCTTATCAGGCATGGAGCTATTTTGTTTTCCATAAGCGTCTCAGTGAGAAGGATCATTTGGAATACTAA
- a CDS encoding carbohydrate ABC transporter permease: protein MTNKAFNATRSEKLFDLFNYILMALIVVLTLYPFLNVLAISLNNSTDTVRGGIYIWPRQFTLENYKTIFQYDGLLQGLQISILRTLVGTVLGLICASMLAFTLSRVEFRARKFISTFLALTMYFSGGMVPVFILMRDLHLLGSFWVYIFPGLISAFNVFVIRSFMDGLPYALQESAKLDGANDFTIYWRIILPLCKPVLATIALFLAVGQWNAWFDTYLYNGGAPQWTTLQYELMKILQSTQQGGSSMTNSNDMAKQMAQISPESIKMAITITVTLPILMVYPFLQKYFVGGMTLGAVKS from the coding sequence ATGACGAATAAGGCATTTAATGCTACCCGATCTGAGAAGCTGTTTGATCTGTTCAACTATATCCTCATGGCTCTGATCGTGGTGTTGACGCTGTACCCGTTTCTGAACGTACTTGCGATTTCCCTGAACAATTCAACGGACACGGTTCGCGGCGGTATTTATATATGGCCCCGCCAATTTACGCTCGAAAATTACAAAACGATTTTCCAGTACGATGGCCTTCTTCAGGGACTGCAAATATCTATTCTTCGTACTTTGGTCGGGACGGTACTCGGATTGATCTGCGCGTCTATGCTTGCTTTTACATTGAGTCGGGTCGAGTTTCGCGCTCGTAAGTTTATTTCTACGTTTTTGGCGTTGACGATGTATTTTTCCGGCGGGATGGTGCCCGTGTTTATTTTGATGCGTGATCTGCATCTGCTGGGTTCGTTTTGGGTGTACATTTTTCCAGGCTTAATTAGCGCATTTAATGTGTTTGTTATTCGTTCCTTTATGGACGGTTTGCCGTATGCGCTGCAGGAGTCAGCCAAACTCGATGGGGCGAATGATTTTACGATTTACTGGAGAATTATTTTGCCGCTGTGCAAACCAGTATTGGCAACGATTGCTCTTTTTCTGGCAGTAGGTCAGTGGAATGCTTGGTTTGATACGTATTTGTATAATGGTGGGGCGCCGCAATGGACGACGCTACAGTATGAGCTGATGAAGATACTGCAAAGTACGCAGCAAGGCGGCTCCAGTATGACGAATAGTAACGATATGGCTAAGCAAATGGCCCAAATTTCACCAGAGTCGATTAAAATGGCAATCACGATTACGGTTACGCTCCCCATCCTGATGGTGTATCCGTTCTTGCAAAAATATTTTGTAGGCGGTATGACGCTGGGGGCAGTGAAATCTTAA
- a CDS encoding cytochrome ubiquinol oxidase subunit I produces MDVLDLARLQFATTTILHFVYVPISIGLSLLVAIMETMYVIKKNDLYKKMAQFWGTFLLINFALGVVTGILQEFQFGMNWSDFSRFVGDVFGTPLAIEALLAFFLESTFIGLWVFGWERLSKTVHLICMWLVSIGTMLSALWILAANSFMQRPVGYEIQNGRAEMKDFAALLTNEQLLWEFPHTLFAAFATGAFLIAGISAWKLMQKKNMDFFKPSFKLSIIVALISAIAIPLFGHGQAQYLVKTQPMKMAASEGLWENSGDPAPWTVIAWIDPGKKENTFEIKVPFALSFLSYSKFTGSVPGMNELQAEYEKTYGPGDYIPPVRTTFWSFRIMIAAGCGMIALALYGAYLTFRKKLEGSHRWFFRLMIWGISLPFIGNTSGWIMTEIGRQPWTVFGLLQTKDSVSPTVVAGEVLFSFISFTTLYLILTGVLAFLFYRTARKGPDIEPHQQTVIHDPFAQGGDTIVAK; encoded by the coding sequence ATGGACGTATTGGATTTGGCACGGTTGCAGTTTGCAACTACAACGATTCTTCACTTTGTTTATGTGCCGATCTCTATTGGATTGTCGTTATTGGTGGCAATTATGGAGACGATGTATGTTATCAAGAAAAATGACTTGTACAAAAAAATGGCTCAATTCTGGGGAACGTTTCTGCTGATTAACTTTGCACTGGGCGTAGTCACCGGGATTTTGCAAGAATTCCAGTTCGGGATGAACTGGTCGGACTTTTCCCGTTTTGTCGGTGATGTATTCGGTACGCCGCTGGCGATTGAAGCATTGCTTGCATTTTTTCTAGAATCGACGTTTATCGGATTATGGGTATTCGGTTGGGAAAGATTGTCCAAAACGGTCCATTTAATCTGTATGTGGTTGGTATCTATCGGTACGATGTTATCGGCATTGTGGATTCTAGCTGCTAATTCATTCATGCAGCGTCCCGTAGGATATGAGATTCAAAATGGACGTGCAGAAATGAAAGATTTTGCCGCTCTGCTAACGAACGAACAACTGCTATGGGAATTTCCGCATACGCTGTTTGCTGCTTTTGCGACAGGAGCATTTCTGATCGCGGGTATCAGTGCATGGAAGCTGATGCAAAAAAAGAATATGGACTTTTTTAAACCTTCTTTCAAATTGAGCATTATTGTTGCCTTAATCAGCGCCATAGCTATTCCTTTGTTTGGTCATGGTCAGGCTCAATATTTAGTGAAAACACAACCGATGAAGATGGCTGCCAGTGAGGGCTTATGGGAGAACAGCGGTGACCCCGCTCCTTGGACAGTTATCGCATGGATTGATCCTGGAAAAAAGGAAAATACCTTTGAGATTAAAGTTCCTTTTGCTTTGAGTTTTCTATCCTATAGTAAATTTACCGGCTCTGTGCCTGGTATGAATGAGCTTCAGGCAGAATATGAGAAAACCTATGGTCCGGGAGATTATATCCCGCCAGTAAGAACCACGTTCTGGAGCTTCCGCATTATGATTGCGGCGGGATGTGGCATGATTGCACTCGCTTTATACGGAGCTTACCTGACGTTCCGTAAAAAGTTGGAAGGTTCACATCGCTGGTTCTTCCGTCTTATGATATGGGGGATATCCCTTCCATTCATTGGGAACACTTCAGGTTGGATCATGACTGAAATAGGTCGCCAACCGTGGACTGTATTTGGTTTACTTCAAACGAAAGATTCTGTTTCGCCTACTGTTGTGGCTGGAGAAGTGTTGTTCTCGTTCATCTCATTTACCACATTGTATTTAATTTTAACAGGTGTGCTGGCGTTTCTGTTTTACCGTACGGCTCGCAAAGGTCCAGATATTGAGCCGCATCAACAAACGGTAATTCATGATCCTTTTGCTCAAGGGGGTGACACCATTGTCGCTAAATGA
- the cydD gene encoding thiol reductant ABC exporter subunit CydD has product MDKAWFELKGIRPVMLLLAALSLLQGAAVIAQAVFLAKAVTILFDKNPLVMAWPSLALFFAAFAMRHTMIWLQRRTAGRFAEASGASLRERLLARLFERGPGFAAQEGSGKLVTLALDGMDRFRTYLELSIPRMIDMMAVTILVLVYVFTLDVISGVILTTTMPILVGFFILLGLAARKQADKQWRSYRLLSHHFTDSLRGLQTLRFLGRSQEHGETVGKVSDQYRTATMRTLRVAFLSSFALDFFSMLSVAFVAVGLGLRLISGSVGLEAALAVLILAPEYFMPIRQLGSDYHASLDGKEAWGAIRSILSTEDDATKPNKPAANDKGLDITGQDILELSDVCLLNEDGSARLEHVSAHVEPHMNMIGIVGASGAGKTTLLSLLGGFADPTSGELLLNGCGLGGEAKTEWQRHIAYIPQHPYLFSASLADNIRFYEPEASNQQVEWAIDAVGLRELVDGLPGGMNEPIGEAGRTLSGGQAQRIALARALLSNRPVILLDEPTAHLDIETEWELKQTILSVLKHKRVFLATHRLHWMPDMDCVWMMNQGRLEEVGSHQQLIARKGAYYRLLTGMSEGGNGRYESNGQ; this is encoded by the coding sequence ATGGATAAGGCATGGTTTGAATTAAAGGGCATTCGGCCAGTGATGCTGCTACTGGCTGCCCTTTCCCTGCTCCAGGGGGCCGCAGTGATTGCACAAGCAGTCTTCTTGGCAAAGGCTGTTACGATTTTATTTGATAAAAATCCGCTGGTAATGGCTTGGCCGTCGCTGGCGTTGTTTTTCGCAGCTTTTGCAATGAGGCATACGATGATCTGGCTGCAACGCCGGACAGCAGGCCGTTTTGCCGAAGCTTCAGGCGCTTCCTTACGGGAGCGTCTGCTTGCACGTTTGTTCGAACGGGGGCCGGGTTTTGCAGCGCAGGAAGGCAGTGGCAAATTGGTGACGCTAGCGCTGGACGGCATGGATCGTTTTCGCACGTATTTGGAACTGTCCATTCCTCGTATGATTGACATGATGGCTGTAACTATACTTGTGCTTGTGTATGTTTTCACATTGGATGTCATTTCAGGTGTCATTTTGACGACTACGATGCCAATCCTGGTAGGCTTCTTTATTTTGCTCGGCTTGGCGGCGCGGAAGCAGGCAGACAAGCAGTGGCGTTCCTATCGTCTGTTATCTCACCATTTCACGGATTCGCTGCGTGGACTTCAGACACTAAGGTTTTTGGGTCGTAGCCAAGAGCATGGGGAAACGGTTGGGAAGGTCAGCGACCAATACCGCACGGCAACGATGCGCACGCTGCGGGTAGCGTTTCTTTCCTCATTTGCCCTTGATTTTTTTAGTATGCTATCGGTCGCTTTTGTCGCGGTAGGCTTGGGTTTGCGCCTGATTAGTGGCTCGGTGGGTTTGGAGGCAGCGCTGGCGGTGCTTATTTTGGCGCCAGAATATTTTATGCCTATACGCCAGTTGGGATCAGACTATCATGCTTCACTGGATGGCAAGGAGGCTTGGGGAGCAATACGCTCCATTCTCAGTACAGAGGATGATGCGACCAAGCCGAATAAACCGGCAGCTAACGATAAAGGATTGGACATCACGGGACAGGACATTCTTGAGCTGTCTGATGTGTGCCTCCTGAATGAAGACGGTTCTGCCCGGCTTGAACATGTGTCTGCACATGTTGAACCGCACATGAACATGATCGGCATCGTTGGAGCTAGCGGTGCAGGTAAAACGACGCTGCTTAGTCTGCTTGGCGGCTTTGCTGATCCGACTTCAGGCGAGCTACTCCTGAATGGATGCGGATTGGGTGGGGAAGCCAAAACTGAATGGCAACGGCATATTGCGTATATTCCACAGCATCCTTACCTGTTTAGCGCTTCTTTGGCAGATAATATCCGCTTTTATGAACCTGAGGCATCCAACCAGCAGGTAGAGTGGGCGATTGACGCGGTTGGACTGCGTGAACTGGTAGACGGTCTTCCGGGTGGAATGAATGAGCCCATTGGTGAAGCAGGTAGGACACTGAGCGGAGGGCAGGCGCAGCGGATTGCATTGGCGCGGGCATTGCTCAGTAACCGTCCGGTCATTTTATTGGATGAGCCTACGGCGCATCTGGATATTGAGACAGAGTGGGAGCTAAAACAGACGATTTTATCGGTTTTGAAACACAAAAGAGTGTTTCTTGCCACCCACCGGCTACATTGGATGCCAGATATGGACTGTGTCTGGATGATGAATCAAGGTCGTCTGGAAGAAGTAGGTTCCCATCAACAATTGATTGCCCGTAAGGGGGCATATTACCGATTGCTGACGGGGATGTCGGAAGGAGGGAACGGACGATATGAGAGTAACGGACAATAG
- a CDS encoding cupredoxin domain-containing protein, translating to MLIGFVALSMGGFVLFYFQGSVSSFPATQPKQAQEEPDKTKYEIVTVGVKGDGFYPENIEVKAGVPTKINFKKMTSFTCIDEVQSLKIGMDVYLDHENNYFTVKDLKPGVYEYNCGMYMYYGTITVK from the coding sequence ATGCTGATTGGTTTTGTAGCCCTGAGCATGGGCGGGTTTGTCTTATTTTATTTTCAGGGGAGCGTGTCGTCGTTTCCGGCCACTCAACCTAAACAAGCTCAGGAAGAGCCGGACAAGACCAAATATGAGATTGTTACAGTGGGTGTAAAAGGGGACGGTTTCTATCCTGAAAATATTGAAGTGAAAGCCGGCGTTCCAACCAAAATCAATTTCAAGAAAATGACATCCTTTACTTGCATTGATGAAGTGCAGTCGTTGAAGATCGGAATGGACGTTTACCTGGATCACGAAAATAATTATTTTACCGTCAAGGACTTGAAGCCGGGGGTATATGAGTATAATTGTGGCATGTACATGTACTACGGGACGATCACGGTAAAATGA